tcacacatacctgctgcaaacgtgcctgcaaggattgatgtccctaaaattagaggacatgacgccacctcaagagtacatgagcatggcgccaattCCCCATCCTTGGTGACGTTGTGgttaggcccacggctcctgccaggaagcccgggaggcccataggttcgatggattctcgcccaagaaagaaagcgagtttggcacaaaataatccattaatcatcgatgtaaataatccatctcatgagaatattccggattatggttatgtccaagagacatcattgggggacgctccaatgtcagaaccaattccagagaatagagagatctccatgaattacactagtgtacatgagatgatggatagaaattctatggcaattgatgatgcatttgcatatcatgttgcaaaaggaatcatagaatatgatgatatcgaacctcgctctgtcgaagaatgtcaacgaagagcggattggcctaaatggaaagatgcgatccaggctgaattggattcactagcaaagagacaggtatttgggcctataacgtagacacccccagatgtaaaacctattggccataaatgggtctttgttagaaagcgtaatgagaaaaatgaggtggttagatataaagctcgcctcgtggcgcaaggtttctcacaacgccctggaatcgactacgaggagacatattctcccgtaatggacgttataacgttctgctaccttgtcagtttggtagtttccgaaaaacttgacatgcagcttatggatgtggttacagcatatctctatggggatctagattcagagatatatatgaaagttccagatggacttcaattacccaaatcaagtggctctaaaccacggagcgcgttttcaataagattaaaacgctcactatatggattaaaaaaatccggacggatgtggtataaccgtctaagtgactacttgattgggaagggatatcttaataatgaaatatgcccatgcgtgttcattaaaagaacaagttctggatttgcaatcgtagcagtttatgtcgatgatatgaacctaattggaactctagatgagttaaaggaaactgctaactatttgaaatctgaatttgagatgaaagatcttgggaaaacacggttttgtctcggtttagaactcgagcaccgtagtgatgggattctgatccatcagtctgcatatactcagaaaatcttgaggcgctttaatgaagataaagcaaagcttgtaagtactcccatgatcggtcatagtcttgagcctggaaaagatccatttcgtccaaaggatgaggacgaagaaccattagaggccgaagtgctctatttaagtgcaataggcgcattattgtacttagctcaatgcacaagactagacatctcctttgcagtgaacttgttagctcgacatagctctgtgccaacacgccgccattggattggtgtaaagacaatctttcgatacctaagaggtacgattgatatggacctattttatccctacagaaagaagaggaatgacgggagaatgggatcggaccccattaggcatggagCCACCGTCCACCATGACAAAGTGggcggccatgttgccgccaacgccgccaccaccaccaagggtggccgacctcaccctatccccctccatcaaaacgacaatgatgttttgatgggttttgctgatgcagggtacctctctgaccctcacaaaagtcgctcccaaacaggttatgttttTACCATAGGAaacactgcgatatcttggaggtctacaaaacagacccttgttgctacttcctcaaatcatgcagagattattgctctacatgaagccgtgagtgaatgtatatggctaaggtctataattagacatatccgaggaagttgtggtttgaagtttaccacggatgaacctacatgcatttatgaggataatgcagcttgtattgaacaaatgaagttaggtttcatcaaaggcgacaacaccaagcatatatcgcctaagttcttctataatcagcaacaacaatcacttctaaagattgaagtgaatcaaatccgatcagaggataatgtagcggacttattcactaagtcgttacctaaatccaccttcgagaaacatgtgaagagcatcggattgagaaagttatccgaactcccatgattgtagcaatcagagggagatatcgacatcagggggagttatgatatctacatgttcgatctcgaagaatagaagacgtgttgtactctttttctcctcctcgagcatgtttttgtcccacaaggtttaaactcgagcaaggtttttaacgaggcaacgtatgaagcgtcaccaccaagtttgagcggcacaaggaggagtgttgaagaaaaatcagtttagtgtgcctaatcaaactaggagtagcaataggagagaatgttctaaaATTCCTAATCCCACtcggattagtattccttgtaatattagaacatgtactttgtaatccctatatatagggctcctattctcaataatattacacacaattctctctcgaattctcttttccttaaacacactCAATCTCAATTTCACTCTATTTGTCCCtgacaagaaaagaaataatagaaGATTGATTTTACAAAAAAATTTGCTCCTTTAGTTCTGAAGCCTACTCTGTTCCCACAACCGCGCTCGAAGAAGCTGACCTTCAACACGCATGCAACATCCCACAACAAGCTTCAAAACTCCAGTTTTATGCGGAGTCACTTTATTCTTACCAGAAGTTCAACACCCTGAAACGGTAGCGGCACGCTTAAATACCTCATTAGCTATCATAATCTTGACTGACAATCTGCAGCATATAGAAAAGAAATGCCTGAGCTTCTAACCTGATAAAAGAAGTTATTACTATTTGTATACAGTATATGTACAGTGTAGTCTATCTAACTAGTTAGAAACGTTCGATGAATTTATGCTCCTCGTGTACAATTGCTCTAAAACAGATCAAAATACGTATATGAATTTCATATGGAGAGGACAAATCATGCATGCTCTTCTGCAACAAGCATGTGAAATTTCAACAGTATTCGTTGGGAAAGGTTGCcctatcaaacaaaattttcagaaacaaTTTTCCAATATAAAAGATACGTCAACAGAAAAATTAGTTTAGTGCTTTATATACTTTTTAATATTTGTCAGCTTTGTTTGATTtacctaaaatagaaaaatctaGTAAGGAACCTGATTATAACACTACAGAGACTTGAAAGACAAAAGTTAATGGAGAAAGGTTATCTGTCatacaacaaatttattgttcACATTACTCATAACTGAGGCATATATCAGACAGAATGCATATCAATGCACCGTAATTGGAATTACTTAAGTGGACAATACCTTGAACCAGAACTAGAAGCCCAGATCAAAATTCTTGAGGTGCTCTCATTGCAAACAACTTTCTCCACCTCTTAATTGCTGCTGCCCTGCAAAATGCGAAACAAGATTCATGAGCAATTCATAGATAAGATTGATCGGATCGCTTAGACAGCAAGGGTTAACATCCAGCCAGGCCAGCAGAGGCCTCGAAGCTCCAAGGCAAGAAAGTGCCAGCTCGGTGTAAGGGAAGAGATTTGAAGTGGTATGAGCCAGTACCTTAATCCAGAATTAGTAGGGTGCGTGGATCAAGACTCTTGAGCTGGTCCATTGCTCAACCTTGTACGTCTTGCGGCTCTATAGTCTGCAAAACATTCACAAACAGAAACTTAACAGATGAAGCATGAGCAGATAACTTAGAGTAAGGATTGACAATCAGTGTTAGGGTTCAAGGTCTTCAATTGGCAATCAGTGCAAGAGACATAAGCACAATAGAAATCGGAAAATGGGTAAACATAATTCTTTTTTGACAattaaaacaacatatataaacaGGGTAGTAGACTGAATCaaggttttgttttttggttaaaGTTGACGTACTTGATTTCTATGCCGAGCGGTCGGCTTCGGCTTCGTCACCGTAGTCTCCAAAATAAACGTAAGGGATGTGGGCTATTTCTTTGGGCCAGTGTCGTCCTTTACCTGGTTGGTATTTCTTTGTGAGCAGCGGACAGTGATGATAGATGCGAAGCTGTGTAAGTGAAAGAGGCAGATGATCCTCTTTTTCTGGAATAATAGATGCTAGCTTTGGGCAATCCCAAATGTTAAGGGATTCAAGAGAGGAGAGTGATTGAAAAGATGATGACAGGCGCTTCAGATTTGGGAGGCCTCGAATGGTGAGTTCAATAAGAGATTTAGGGAGCAGCACCTCCTTTGGCGGAAAGGACACCAGATCTGGATCTACACCATTGATCCACAAGTGTTTAAGAGAGGTGACTCTGTCCAAGTGGTGAAGCCCCCACTCTGAGAGAGGCTTGCAGCTTTTGCAATTGCCAATTCGAAGAGTAATTAGGTTGGGTGGGAAACCTCCATAGTATCTCAACATCAAAGTCTGAAGAGAGCTGAGGTTGTCCATTCCTCTGGGGAGGGCTTCCAATTGATCACAATCTTCAATACAAAAGTCTATCAGGTTGGATGGCAACCCTCCTCTTGGGAAGGAAACGAGACTTCCACAATTGCGTATAATTAAAATGCGAAGAGCGGAGAGATGGCATAGCCCCTCTGGTAAGGATTTGAGATTTGCACACCTCTCTATCGTAAGAGCTTCAAGACAAGTGTCCTCGTGGAATGTTTCGATTATTGACTCCAATCGGTCACAGTCACTTATTCTAAGAAATTTGAGGGTTCTGGGTAGTCGGCCTCCTTTGCCTGATAAGGATGTCAAAGATGCACACTCTTTTATCTCCAACCATTCCATACAACCCTCTAGCTCCCCAGCATCCTTCACTAGTAGTTtcaaattttgacatttttctatCTCTATTCttcttatgcttggcggtactTGATACCTTACGAAATATGTCAAAGAATTACACGACTCCATCTTTACATTTTCAAGACAAGGTGGCCAACTAGCTTCTGGAAAAGAAATTAGATTTGAGCATCCAGTTAGCACAAGTTCCTTGAGTGCTCTTAGCTCTTGAATAAAGTGAGAGGGGGAGTCAGATATGTTGCCTCCAATAATATTAGAAATTCGACGCTGCAGCAATCTATCCTCATTCTCCCATAAACATGTCAACTCTTCACAACCAGTAATCCGTAAAGTTTGAAGCTTTGGCAATCCTCTGATGAACCCGTCTATTTCGAGTCTGAACTCTGAAATACCATGAAGCTCCATATCCTCCAGTAGCTCAAACTTAACTCCACTTCTGTGCACCACCCTTTTACAACCGTTGATGGTCAACTTATGTATATGTTTATAATTGGCAATTGAAACCACTAACTCTTCACATTCATCAATATACAGCTCTGATAATGAATCCATGTTCTTGGGCAACCAACCTTTCAATTTGGGGCAACTAAGGACGGAAAGCTTTTCCATGCATGGGAAAACTCGAATTTCTTCATCTCTTTTGCAAGGAAGCCACTCCTTCCAATTTTGCATATCCTTGAACGTCAGGACTTCCAACACTGGAAAAGGCAAGCTACACTCTCCATAAAACTCAGCACCCACACTTTTAACATTGGCCAGTCCTTGTATCCAAAGTTTTTTCAGCAAAGGTAATTGGCCAACAGGAGGCAAAAATCGACAGTTTTTACAATTCTCTAACTTCACAGATATCATATCAGAGAATGAAGGATGTCCAATCCATtttgaaaattcaaaaccaTTGTAACCTTTGATAGTGAGATGTAGAAGCTTTTTTTGAGGTTCTAAACTGCACAGCACCTCCAACTCCTTCTCGCCTGTGCCGCTCCATTCCAATTGCAAGATTTCCAGCCCTTCCTTGTTCATTATTTGAGCCGTCTTCGCATCCCCAACATCAATCACATTTTCCAATCTTCCAACACTCAAGGTCCCACGAAGATGCAATGACTGTATCTCTCCAATCCCTGATGCACTACCTTTCCCCACCACAAAATTAGGCAAAGTTCGCAGATGAGTCAACTGACTTACGTGGGGAGGCATTTCATCCAATGAAGGCATGTTTGAATTGTTGAGATGGCGTAAATTAGATAAATTGCTCATGTTTGAAGGTAGTGTCTTCAATTTTGAACAATTCTCTAATATTAACGTCTGTAAGTTGTAAAGTGTGCATGTTGACTCAGGCAAAGTCATTATCAATGTGTGAGAAAGATCAAGGTACCGTAGATGTCTCAACTTGCCTACAGAACCTGGCAGCTCGGTCAGTTTATAACCATTGAAGGAGAGCACCCGCAAGTACTTCAATTGTGGCAATAAATCAGAAGTAGCATAATGAGTTAGATAATTCTCATAACCACTGGAAACTGGAAGAGGTAGGAAAGTCCGCAAGTGTTGTGCCTTAGGCAATGTCTCCTCAAATCTTTGTTTCCCATCAAACTTAGCAGAAATGTAACTCAGATGACGAGTATTTGCAGAACATCTACCATGCGGTTTATCCTCCAATCTGCAAAATATGTCTGCAGCAGCCCATCGTGCCAAATCACCAACAACGCCATCCATTACATAGCATGAATCGTTTTTGGCTGATTTTTGAAAGAATGACCGAGACAATAGCTCCCCAAAATATTCGTCACCGATATATTCCATCTCTTTACTTCCTC
This portion of the Rosa chinensis cultivar Old Blush chromosome 1, RchiOBHm-V2, whole genome shotgun sequence genome encodes:
- the LOC112182806 gene encoding LOW QUALITY PROTEIN: putative disease resistance protein At3g14460 (The sequence of the model RefSeq protein was modified relative to this genomic sequence to represent the inferred CDS: inserted 1 base in 1 codon), which encodes MAVGEIFLAAFLQLLLDRLTPREILGYFGSLGGAGKKLQKWRETLSAVAAVLSDAEEKQLTSKAVDLWLNDLKHLAYDLDDLLNTFSNEMLEREQLKLHQTGTSKVRGFFTKVPHKVKFNFNMNSEIDDIANRLQDIFDRKEKLGLKYIEHTSTSTSSSHRTPSSYVLDGPVVGRDEDTRKIVELLSRGVDPSSPTNYQVVAIVGMGGLGKTTLAGRVFNDVATVEQFNLKIWVSVSDNFDLQTVTRAIFKEVTSRPCDMDEFSRLQDNLSKKIDGKRFLIVLDDVWSTCDYHSWTKLLAPFCGGAKGSKIMVTTRDSQVATSMGAPAAEVYXLKTLSDEGCLQVFEQHVSNDRPPNYDLLKKKIVTNCNGLPLAAKTLGGVLRCEETGKWEEILNDKLWSISDGSNILPVLRLSYHDLPSPLKRCFAYCSILPNDYEFGKTQLILLWMAEGFLEQPGGSKEMEYIGDEYFGELLSRSFFQKSAKNDSCYVMDGVVGDLARWAAADIFCRLEDKPHGRCSANTRHLSYISAKFDGKQRFEETLPKAQHLRTFLPLPVSSGYENYLTHYATSDLLPQLKYLRVLSFNGYKLTELPGSVGKLRHLRYLDLSHTLIMTLPESTCTLYNLQTLILENCSKLKTLPSNMSNLSNLRHLNNSNMPSLDEMPPHVSQLTHLRTLPNFVVGKGSASGIGEIQSLHLRGTLSVGRLENVIDVGDAKTAQIMNKEGLEILQLEWSGTGEKELEVLCSLEPQKKLLHLTIKGYNGFEFSKWIGHPSFSDMISVKLENCKNCRFLPPVGQLPLLKKLWIQGLANVKSVGAEFYGECSLPFPVLEVLTFKDMQNWKEWLPCKRDEEIRVFPCMEKLSVLSCPKLKGWLPKNMDSLSELYIDECEELVVSIANYKHIHKLTINGCKRVVHRSGVKFELLEDMELHGISEFRLEIDGFIRGLPKLQTLRITGCEELTCLWENEDRLLQRRISNIIGGNISDSPSHFIQELRALKELVLTGCSNLISFPEASWPPCLENVKMESCNSLTYFVRYQVPPSIRRIEIEKCQNLKLLVKDAGELEGCMEWLEIKECASLTSLSGKGGRLPRTLKFLRISDCDRLESIIETFHEDTCLEALTIERCANLKSLPEGLCHLSALRILIIRNCGSLVSFPRGGLPSNLIDFCIEDCDQLEALPRGMDNLSSLQTLMLRYYGGFPPNLITLRIGNCKSCKPLSEWGLHHLDRVTSLKHLWINGVDPDLVSFPPKEVLLPKSLIELTIRGLPNLKRLSSSFQSLSSLESLNIWDCPKLASIIPEKEDHLPLSLTQLRIYHHCPLLTKKYQPGKGRHWPKEIAHIPYVYFGDYGDEAEADRSA